A section of the Roseivirga sp. BDSF3-8 genome encodes:
- a CDS encoding TetR/AcrR family transcriptional regulator — MAARKIKKEELLEKSAEIIRKKGYFGTSMDELAKACGLYKASFYYYYPSKEELVCAILAYYLEEIERQLSELFNRELCRPELKKQLLDLYLNWSGEGNKGHLFAIIGIETAQTSNELRVAIRQAYRLWLQYFTRILQGAYLEVEADAIANQMIIELEGAVTLSRIMGDLTYVQDTTSKITKRMR; from the coding sequence ATGGCAGCCAGAAAGATTAAAAAGGAAGAGCTATTGGAAAAAAGTGCTGAGATAATTAGAAAAAAAGGATATTTCGGCACATCTATGGATGAACTGGCAAAAGCCTGTGGGCTGTATAAAGCCAGCTTTTATTACTATTACCCAAGTAAAGAAGAACTGGTATGTGCCATATTAGCTTACTACCTCGAGGAAATTGAAAGACAGTTATCCGAACTGTTTAATAGAGAACTTTGTCGGCCAGAGCTTAAGAAACAGCTTCTTGACCTCTACCTTAACTGGTCAGGAGAAGGCAATAAGGGGCATTTGTTTGCTATTATTGGAATAGAGACTGCCCAAACCAGTAATGAGCTTAGGGTAGCGATCAGGCAGGCATATAGATTGTGGTTACAGTACTTTACCCGCATATTGCAGGGTGCATACCTCGAAGTGGAAGCGGACGCTATTGCAAATCAGATGATTATAGAGCTGGAGGGCGCAGTAACTCTATCCAGAATAATGGGGGACCTGACGTATGTCCAGGATACCACAAGTAAAATCACGAAACGGATGCGATAG
- a CDS encoding TerB family tellurite resistance protein: MITTQLSALIQLAKVDNQLDDSELRRIMNIGKANGMAEQDVLHVIDHPESNFTPEYMTDDQRFECLYMVIQLMKVDGQVFKSEIEFCVSLAKKLGYKKDVVKVMSGMIYSDPKITTDRAFMKKRAQRYLDKRRSLISAAI, encoded by the coding sequence ATGATCACCACTCAATTAAGTGCTTTGATTCAACTAGCCAAAGTTGACAATCAACTTGATGATTCTGAACTGAGGCGCATTATGAATATCGGGAAAGCCAATGGCATGGCGGAACAGGATGTGCTGCATGTAATAGACCATCCGGAAAGTAATTTTACCCCCGAGTACATGACCGATGATCAGCGCTTTGAATGCTTATATATGGTGATACAGCTGATGAAGGTTGACGGTCAGGTATTCAAAAGCGAGATTGAATTTTGCGTGAGTCTGGCTAAAAAACTAGGCTATAAAAAGGATGTTGTAAAGGTTATGTCAGGAATGATCTATAGCGATCCTAAAATAACGACCGACAGAGCATTCATGAAAAAACGAGCTCAAAGATATCTTGATAAGCGACGTAGCCTGATATCCGCAGCCATCTAA
- a CDS encoding DUF4864 domain-containing protein, whose amino-acid sequence MNGLFSTTRYIILIFFCFVIYCTAFLLVGGMVDDHGKNPDALLSSKQAQDMHLLSDHPIPHPELSPEQVVSIQLTALQQNDSRTNEGIVVTFNYASPQSQTWTGPLHRFVEQVKSPAYKPLFQFKGYILDDLIIDGRKAYQYVVLLDQKNEATLYLFTLRQQRAEPFEGCWMTEDVEKVEVERSIYYL is encoded by the coding sequence ATGAACGGACTTTTCTCAACAACTCGTTACATAATCCTCATCTTCTTCTGCTTCGTAATTTATTGTACGGCATTTTTATTGGTCGGTGGCATGGTAGATGATCATGGGAAAAACCCTGATGCCCTATTAAGCAGTAAGCAGGCACAGGACATGCATCTATTAAGTGATCATCCCATCCCACACCCCGAACTATCACCAGAACAGGTAGTTTCAATCCAACTAACTGCCCTTCAACAAAATGATAGCAGAACCAATGAAGGAATTGTCGTAACCTTTAACTATGCATCTCCCCAAAGTCAGACCTGGACCGGCCCCTTGCATAGATTTGTAGAGCAAGTAAAATCGCCTGCCTACAAGCCACTATTTCAGTTTAAAGGATATATACTTGATGACCTTATCATCGATGGGAGGAAGGCATACCAGTACGTAGTACTATTGGACCAGAAAAATGAAGCTACCTTATACCTGTTTACGTTGAGACAGCAACGCGCCGAGCCTTTTGAAGGTTGCTGGATGACCGAAGATGTGGAAAAGGTAGAGGTAGAAAGAAGTATTTACTACCTCTGA
- a CDS encoding NAD(P)(+) transhydrogenase (Re/Si-specific) subunit beta, producing MIPQGLIDTAYLTAVVLFIIGLKKLSHPDSARQGNLMAATGMILGIIAALIAPIPESNGNYLWILGGIVLGALIGLIVAKKVQMTAMPEMVSLLNGLGGACAMLIAMVEFYNFTSEAGVFSLNMLTTLFALLVGSISFTGSIVAYGKLQGSLRDSFNLPAPTAINLLLLFVLLGLGAFNLSMDYLSMPYVYLFLTLSLVYGVTFVLPIGGGDMPVVISLLNSITGIGAALAGFIYNNQVMIFGGILVGASGTILTILMCQAMNRSLLNVIIGGFGTKGSGSAEGREEVVKEATYTDTAIMLKYASRVIVVPGYGLAVAQAQHICHELEQVLEEEGVEVRYAIHPVAGRMPGHMNVLLAEADVPYPKLLELEEANKDFSNTDVVLVIGANDVVNPAAKEDSASPIYGMPILDVELAKNIVVLKRSMSTGYAGIQNQLFFGEKTRMLFGDAKASLNKLVDEVGNA from the coding sequence ATGATACCACAAGGACTTATAGATACAGCGTACCTCACCGCTGTGGTATTATTTATTATTGGCCTTAAAAAACTTAGCCATCCGGACAGTGCACGCCAGGGCAACCTTATGGCTGCTACCGGCATGATACTTGGCATAATTGCCGCCCTGATTGCTCCCATACCGGAGAGTAACGGCAACTATTTATGGATACTTGGAGGTATCGTGCTGGGAGCCCTTATCGGACTAATTGTCGCCAAAAAAGTGCAGATGACAGCTATGCCGGAAATGGTATCTTTACTCAACGGGCTTGGGGGAGCCTGCGCCATGCTTATTGCCATGGTGGAGTTTTACAATTTCACGTCGGAAGCCGGAGTATTCTCTCTCAATATGCTTACCACGCTCTTCGCCTTACTGGTTGGAAGCATTTCGTTTACAGGTAGCATAGTGGCATACGGCAAACTACAAGGCTCTTTGCGGGACTCTTTCAATCTGCCGGCCCCTACAGCTATCAACCTGTTACTGCTGTTTGTACTGCTGGGGCTTGGGGCTTTCAACCTTTCCATGGATTATCTATCCATGCCTTATGTATACCTTTTTCTCACTTTATCCCTGGTATACGGCGTAACCTTCGTGCTGCCTATAGGGGGTGGTGATATGCCGGTCGTAATTTCTCTTCTCAATAGTATCACCGGAATAGGTGCCGCTCTGGCCGGGTTTATCTATAACAACCAGGTAATGATTTTCGGCGGCATCCTGGTAGGGGCCTCCGGCACCATACTTACCATACTTATGTGCCAGGCCATGAACCGGTCCTTACTCAACGTGATCATCGGAGGCTTCGGCACCAAAGGTTCCGGCAGTGCCGAGGGTAGGGAGGAGGTGGTAAAAGAAGCTACCTACACAGATACTGCCATCATGCTGAAGTACGCCAGCAGAGTTATCGTGGTGCCGGGTTATGGGTTAGCAGTAGCGCAGGCACAGCATATTTGCCATGAGCTGGAGCAGGTACTGGAAGAAGAAGGTGTGGAAGTCCGGTATGCTATTCATCCCGTAGCTGGCCGCATGCCAGGACACATGAACGTACTCCTCGCAGAAGCAGACGTCCCTTATCCTAAACTACTGGAGTTAGAAGAAGCAAATAAAGACTTCTCCAACACAGATGTGGTACTGGTTATTGGTGCTAATGATGTGGTAAATCCTGCGGCTAAGGAGGATAGCGCCAGTCCTATTTATGGCATGCCCATTCTTGATGTAGAACTGGCTAAAAATATAGTTGTATTAAAGAGGAGTATGAGTACAGGCTATGCAGGCATACAAAACCAACTGTTTTTTGGAGAAAAAACAAGAATGCTGTTTGGAGACGCAAAAGCCAGCCTTAATAAACTGGTAGATGAAGTAGGCAATGCCTGA
- a CDS encoding NAD(P) transhydrogenase subunit alpha yields the protein MEDLFTAIHTHIEFIYLLVFAVFLGMEVISKVPTVLHTPLMSGANAISGVVIIGAIILIRKAAPDDYAILIMGFTGITLAMINVAGGFSVTNRMLEMFNKRKKKGGK from the coding sequence ATGGAAGATCTGTTTACCGCTATCCATACTCACATAGAGTTTATATACCTGCTGGTATTTGCCGTATTCCTCGGAATGGAGGTAATCTCCAAGGTACCTACGGTACTACACACCCCTCTGATGTCCGGAGCTAATGCCATCAGCGGAGTAGTGATAATCGGTGCCATAATCCTGATACGGAAAGCAGCCCCGGATGATTATGCCATCCTGATCATGGGTTTTACAGGCATCACACTTGCTATGATAAATGTGGCCGGGGGATTTTCAGTGACTAACCGTATGCTTGAAATGTTCAACAAGCGTAAAAAGAAAGGAGGCAAATGA
- a CDS encoding NAD(P) transhydrogenase subunit alpha codes for MQIGILKEPEHDPRVCMVPDTVHTLIEDGHTVLVEKGAGLQAFFDDQQYADTGASLADRQEILKASLVACSITPLKDDEYSRVNKDAVFISQFEPFARPDIPDLLASINLSAFSLDMIPRITLAQSMDVLSSMASIAGYKAVLLAAGHLPRYFPMLTTAAGSIPPAKALILGAGVAGLQAIATARRLGAVVEAFDTRSVVKEEVESLGGKFVMVEGARDEKGAGGYAVEQSDEYKKKQQELIKDRIAKSDVVITTAQLRGRPAPTLIPESTVKLMRPGSVIIDLASSTGGNCELSKDRETVKHYGVTIVGDSNLSALAPVHASMLYSKNLFNYLKVFIAEDKSFSFDPENPVAGPSCLVYQGKRYYQHPT; via the coding sequence ATGCAGATCGGAATACTTAAGGAGCCGGAACATGATCCCAGGGTATGTATGGTACCTGATACGGTGCATACCCTTATAGAGGACGGCCATACAGTGCTGGTAGAAAAGGGAGCCGGCCTGCAGGCCTTTTTTGATGACCAGCAATACGCCGATACAGGAGCTTCACTGGCAGACCGTCAAGAGATACTAAAAGCCAGCCTGGTTGCCTGTTCCATCACTCCGCTCAAAGATGATGAATATTCAAGGGTAAATAAAGATGCGGTTTTCATTAGCCAGTTTGAACCGTTTGCCCGTCCTGATATTCCCGACCTACTAGCCAGCATCAACCTTTCCGCCTTTAGTCTGGATATGATTCCCCGTATTACGCTGGCTCAAAGCATGGATGTACTAAGTTCTATGGCGTCTATTGCTGGATATAAAGCAGTATTACTGGCTGCGGGGCACCTGCCAAGGTATTTCCCCATGTTAACCACGGCTGCAGGCAGTATTCCTCCTGCCAAGGCCCTGATCCTGGGCGCAGGTGTAGCGGGGTTGCAGGCTATAGCCACCGCCAGGAGGCTCGGCGCAGTAGTAGAGGCATTTGATACCCGTAGCGTTGTAAAAGAGGAGGTAGAAAGCCTCGGAGGTAAATTTGTGATGGTAGAAGGAGCCAGAGACGAAAAGGGTGCCGGGGGTTATGCGGTAGAACAGTCAGATGAGTACAAGAAAAAGCAACAGGAACTTATCAAGGATAGAATAGCGAAGAGCGATGTGGTGATAACTACTGCCCAACTTAGGGGTAGACCAGCCCCGACACTGATACCAGAGTCCACCGTTAAGTTAATGAGGCCTGGAAGCGTGATTATAGATCTGGCTTCTTCCACGGGAGGTAACTGTGAGCTAAGCAAAGACAGAGAAACGGTTAAGCACTACGGTGTCACAATAGTCGGTGACTCGAACCTGTCTGCTCTTGCACCCGTGCATGCCTCCATGCTTTATAGCAAGAACCTTTTTAACTACCTCAAAGTGTTTATTGCGGAAGATAAATCTTTCAGCTTTGATCCTGAAAACCCTGTTGCCGGACCCAGCTGTCTGGTATACCAGGGCAAACGCTATTACCAGCATCCAACCTAA
- a CDS encoding carboxy terminal-processing peptidase, with product MGKTVLGAISLFAVLSFFATKPEVLDQGPGDTTAILQPKQGYEREAILVSQILTRYHYRDTELNDSLSQVILENLLETLDYNKVYFLEEDVREFNDLYASEIDDMLEDGESDAAYAIFKVFRTRFLDRMDYVYDLLEKDFDFTQEEYYDTDREDIPYASTNDELDEVWRKMVKNQALSLKLSDRTDEELKDNLKQRYERMEKTIRQYNSEDVFQLFLNAFAAALDPHTSYFSPTTSENFKIQMSQSLEGIGASLRMNNDYVEVADVIAGGPAFRSKQINKDDKIIGVGQGEEGEIVDVIGWRLDDVVKLIRGPKGTTVRLEVLPAEEGANGLPFTLTLIRDKVKLEEQAPSKKLITQNVDGKDYKVAVITIPAFYLDYEAARRGDKDYKSTTRDVRKLLSELDQEQVDALLIDLRFNGGGSLSEAIELTGLFIEDGPVVQVKDSQGKVEVMRDPDDQMVYKGPMGVMINRFSASASEIFAGAIQDYHRGIVLGEQTYGKGTVQNLLDLDQYMPYSEDTLGQVKLTIAKFYRVNGSSTQHKGVTPDIEFPSAFSAEEFGESSKPSALPWDQIAGTRYNTTGHINKDLVASLLKNYENRMDSDKYLQELKADIKEIKEARKDTKISLNLETRKAEMEEAEKRREAMADLVGVSIDPELPESEQESITKEEEPYIMEGVITLAELVKLTGGLHDN from the coding sequence ATGGGTAAGACCGTTTTAGGCGCAATTTCGCTGTTTGCTGTTTTAAGTTTTTTTGCAACCAAACCTGAAGTATTGGATCAGGGACCCGGTGATACCACCGCTATCCTTCAGCCAAAGCAGGGATATGAGCGGGAAGCTATTCTTGTTTCACAGATTCTTACCCGTTACCATTATCGTGACACAGAGCTTAATGACTCCCTTTCACAGGTAATACTGGAGAACCTGCTGGAAACACTGGATTACAATAAAGTGTATTTCCTGGAGGAAGATGTCAGAGAGTTTAATGACTTATATGCTTCTGAAATAGACGACATGCTTGAGGACGGAGAGTCTGACGCAGCCTATGCCATTTTTAAGGTGTTCAGGACGCGCTTTCTTGACCGCATGGATTATGTGTACGACCTCTTAGAGAAGGATTTTGACTTTACTCAGGAAGAGTACTACGACACAGATAGAGAGGATATTCCTTATGCCAGCACTAATGACGAATTAGATGAAGTATGGAGAAAAATGGTTAAGAACCAAGCGCTGTCCCTCAAGCTAAGTGACCGTACAGATGAAGAGCTTAAAGATAACCTTAAGCAGAGATACGAACGCATGGAAAAAACCATTCGCCAGTATAACTCTGAAGATGTATTTCAGCTTTTTCTCAATGCCTTTGCAGCCGCTTTAGATCCTCATACCTCCTATTTTTCCCCTACCACCAGCGAAAACTTTAAAATACAGATGAGCCAAAGCCTGGAAGGTATCGGAGCAAGTCTGCGCATGAATAACGACTATGTTGAAGTTGCTGATGTTATTGCCGGTGGACCTGCTTTCCGTAGTAAACAAATCAATAAAGACGATAAAATTATTGGTGTAGGTCAGGGTGAAGAAGGTGAGATAGTTGATGTGATAGGGTGGCGTCTGGATGATGTAGTTAAACTCATTCGCGGGCCAAAAGGCACCACCGTCCGACTAGAAGTGCTTCCTGCAGAGGAAGGCGCTAACGGGCTACCCTTTACCCTTACGTTAATAAGAGATAAGGTAAAACTTGAAGAGCAGGCTCCTTCAAAAAAGCTGATCACCCAAAACGTTGATGGCAAAGACTATAAAGTAGCCGTCATTACCATACCCGCCTTCTACCTGGACTATGAAGCTGCCAGAAGAGGTGATAAAGATTATAAATCCACCACCCGTGATGTAAGAAAGCTTTTGAGCGAGCTGGATCAGGAGCAGGTTGATGCCCTTCTAATAGACCTTCGCTTTAATGGCGGCGGTAGCCTTTCAGAGGCTATAGAACTCACCGGCCTTTTTATAGAAGATGGCCCGGTGGTACAGGTAAAAGACAGCCAGGGTAAGGTAGAAGTAATGAGAGACCCCGATGATCAGATGGTCTATAAAGGTCCGATGGGAGTGATGATTAACCGCTTCAGTGCCTCTGCCAGTGAAATTTTTGCAGGTGCCATACAGGATTACCATCGTGGCATTGTCCTGGGTGAGCAAACTTACGGTAAAGGCACTGTACAAAACTTACTGGACCTTGACCAGTATATGCCCTATTCTGAGGACACGCTTGGCCAGGTAAAGCTTACCATCGCTAAATTTTACCGCGTCAATGGCAGTAGCACTCAGCATAAGGGAGTTACACCTGATATCGAGTTTCCAAGCGCGTTTAGTGCCGAAGAGTTTGGCGAAAGCAGCAAGCCAAGTGCTCTTCCCTGGGACCAGATAGCGGGTACCCGCTATAATACAACCGGTCATATTAATAAGGATCTTGTAGCCTCCCTGCTTAAAAACTACGAAAATCGTATGGACTCTGATAAATACCTGCAGGAGCTAAAAGCAGATATTAAAGAGATCAAAGAAGCAAGAAAGGATACCAAGATTAGCCTGAATCTGGAAACCAGAAAAGCTGAAATGGAAGAAGCCGAAAAAAGGCGCGAGGCCATGGCAGACCTGGTAGGTGTATCAATCGACCCTGAACTACCTGAATCAGAGCAAGAGAGTATCACAAAAGAAGAAGAGCCATATATAATGGAAGGGGTTATCACCCTGGCTGAGTTAGTCAAACTAACAGGTGGCTTGCATGATAACTAA
- a CDS encoding ATP-binding protein has product MKTDLLAKTDDLPKELVSFRWKGMSLPIVHLPEWTIDTKDGSYSFRAYLVDNDILLIKDSGYITPQLARQAVVIFEKIIEYSGQKKLYFLADLSELKSMPRSARKVLKEADDKLQKYWHHYFFIYNRVIRTVYRIYKTFYSNALRNSTISNNLSEALNNCLALKEQSSTQPLTVKPGKPEHKDYEKLSRDELINLLLQSEQEKEVIREKQQVHLEQIFKAISRISWDDQFVPEVLELSDDGDPFQPMFQAITILQQDISEMVGELRELNRNLEEKVTERTLEIAKKEANLLSLIENTKDFIFSLDGEFHLIIANKSYTDHIRKQFGCELRPGVDMMEVFSKELVSFWKPLYNRAFTGEVFSQVVQRKINGKLSVLESFFNPIKDTAGNISGVSVFVKDITEQKLNEKRLLEQNKELKKVNEELDRFVYSASHDLRAPLLSLLGLINIARMDEDIARRTDYLDMMDSSVKKLDKFIGEIIDYSRNTRLNLSRDSIDFSELVEEIVKELQFVDHSNAVKKTFSVDQEGDFICDRMRIKVSLTNIIYNAIRYSDQNKAEPYVHIAVKADENLARVKIEDNGQGIQSKHQAKIFDMFYRANENTSGSGLGLYIVKETVNKLKGKLSLDSEYKKGTTFSLEVPSVKES; this is encoded by the coding sequence GTGAAAACAGACTTGCTGGCCAAAACAGACGATTTACCAAAGGAATTAGTTTCCTTTCGTTGGAAAGGAATGAGTCTTCCTATTGTCCACCTACCCGAATGGACAATTGATACTAAAGATGGAAGCTACTCATTCAGAGCGTATTTAGTTGATAATGATATCCTTCTCATCAAGGATAGTGGCTATATCACACCACAGCTTGCCCGGCAGGCGGTGGTCATTTTTGAAAAGATAATTGAATACAGTGGTCAGAAGAAATTATACTTTCTGGCAGATCTGAGCGAATTAAAATCGATGCCCCGTAGTGCACGGAAAGTGTTAAAAGAGGCAGACGATAAGCTACAAAAATACTGGCATCATTACTTTTTTATTTACAATAGGGTCATTCGTACAGTTTACCGGATCTATAAAACCTTCTACTCAAACGCTCTCAGGAACTCGACCATTTCCAATAACCTATCTGAAGCACTGAATAACTGTCTGGCTCTAAAAGAGCAGTCTTCTACCCAACCCTTAACAGTAAAGCCCGGCAAACCGGAGCATAAGGACTATGAAAAGCTTTCAAGAGATGAACTGATCAATCTCCTGCTACAATCTGAGCAGGAAAAAGAGGTGATCAGAGAAAAGCAGCAAGTCCATCTTGAACAAATCTTTAAAGCAATAAGCCGGATTTCATGGGATGATCAGTTTGTGCCTGAAGTGTTGGAGTTGTCCGATGATGGGGACCCGTTTCAGCCCATGTTTCAGGCTATTACCATTTTACAGCAGGATATAAGCGAAATGGTGGGTGAGCTTCGGGAGCTTAACCGGAACCTGGAGGAAAAAGTAACTGAGAGAACGTTGGAGATTGCCAAAAAAGAGGCGAATCTGCTAAGTCTTATCGAAAACACGAAAGATTTTATTTTCTCGCTCGATGGTGAATTTCATCTAATAATAGCTAATAAGTCTTACACGGATCATATAAGAAAACAGTTTGGATGTGAGCTTAGACCCGGTGTAGACATGATGGAAGTGTTTTCTAAGGAGTTGGTAAGTTTTTGGAAACCCCTCTATAATAGGGCATTTACGGGCGAGGTATTTAGCCAGGTGGTACAGCGTAAGATCAATGGTAAGCTATCTGTTCTTGAATCATTCTTTAATCCCATAAAGGATACAGCGGGAAATATTAGCGGGGTGTCTGTTTTTGTGAAGGATATTACTGAGCAGAAACTTAATGAAAAAAGGCTTCTGGAACAGAATAAGGAGCTAAAGAAGGTAAATGAGGAACTGGACCGGTTTGTATACAGTGCCTCTCATGACCTCCGGGCTCCCCTGCTTAGCCTGCTTGGGCTTATCAATATTGCGCGGATGGATGAGGACATAGCCCGCCGGACTGACTACCTGGATATGATGGATTCCAGTGTAAAAAAGCTGGATAAGTTTATAGGTGAAATTATTGATTATAGCCGTAATACGCGGCTGAACCTGAGCAGAGATTCCATTGATTTTTCCGAACTGGTTGAAGAGATCGTAAAGGAACTACAATTTGTAGATCACAGTAACGCTGTTAAAAAGACATTTTCTGTAGATCAGGAGGGTGACTTTATCTGCGATCGAATGCGAATAAAGGTATCCTTGACGAACATAATCTATAATGCCATCCGGTACAGTGACCAGAACAAAGCGGAACCTTATGTACACATAGCGGTAAAAGCCGATGAAAACCTGGCCCGGGTAAAAATTGAGGATAATGGGCAGGGGATACAGTCTAAGCACCAGGCTAAAATTTTTGATATGTTCTACCGGGCAAATGAAAACACCTCCGGCTCGGGATTAGGTCTTTATATCGTAAAGGAAACGGTAAATAAACTTAAGGGTAAGCTGAGCCTGGACAGCGAATACAAAAAAGGGACTACCTTTTCACTGGAAGTCCCTTCTGTAAAAGAAAGCTAA
- a CDS encoding DUF4097 domain-containing protein: MKISVITTALSLAFLWPVISQAQHTVDESFNGIKKVEVKGSYVDVEIVGTPKSNVHLTGELSVDEDDEDYKILHEVNGDKLEVWIERPNRMWSWNSSSGRSIIKLEVPVKTEIEVRNSSGNVNIAGIDEDVAADASSGNVDVKDVRGRLQVEASSGNIYLSDIEGPVNSKTSSGRQTLDEIKGDIEAEASSGSIRITEARGHMNLETSSGDIRLTEVKCRLKAQSTSGSIIGNEVDLEGDSEFKSTSGSIRIDLINDTEDIHFDLHATSGSLKAGSSEGKRDLVINSRGKVKVYGKTTSGSQKYY; this comes from the coding sequence ATGAAAATTTCCGTTATCACCACCGCCCTGTCCCTCGCCTTTTTATGGCCAGTTATTTCACAGGCACAGCATACTGTTGACGAAAGCTTTAACGGCATCAAAAAAGTTGAAGTAAAAGGCTCCTATGTAGATGTTGAGATTGTAGGAACACCTAAAAGCAACGTACACCTCACCGGAGAGCTTAGCGTGGATGAGGACGATGAGGATTACAAAATCCTTCACGAAGTAAATGGAGATAAACTGGAAGTATGGATAGAAAGACCCAACCGAATGTGGTCATGGAATAGCAGTAGCGGCCGAAGCATTATTAAACTCGAAGTGCCTGTAAAAACTGAAATTGAAGTCAGAAACTCATCAGGAAATGTAAATATCGCCGGCATAGATGAAGATGTAGCGGCCGATGCCAGCAGCGGTAATGTTGATGTCAAAGATGTCAGGGGACGGTTACAGGTAGAGGCAAGTTCTGGTAACATCTACCTATCAGACATAGAAGGTCCTGTAAATAGCAAAACCTCCAGTGGTCGTCAGACACTTGACGAAATAAAAGGCGATATAGAGGCCGAGGCCAGTAGCGGAAGTATCCGTATTACCGAGGCCCGGGGACACATGAACCTGGAAACTTCCTCAGGTGACATTAGACTGACAGAAGTAAAATGTCGCCTTAAGGCACAAAGCACATCTGGTAGCATCATCGGAAATGAGGTAGATCTTGAAGGCGATAGCGAATTTAAATCTACTTCCGGATCGATAAGAATAGACCTGATCAATGATACTGAAGATATTCACTTTGACCTTCATGCCACTAGCGGCTCTCTAAAAGCAGGATCTTCCGAAGGTAAGCGTGATCTCGTTATTAACAGCAGAGGAAAAGTAAAAGTATATGGTAAAACCACCAGCGGTAGCCAGAAATATTATTAA
- a CDS encoding NRAMP family divalent metal transporter, giving the protein MKHQEEEPSVKMTKFSGWRNVLFWAVISAAFIGPGTVATAASAGSSYQLSLMWALIFSVFGCVVLQEAASRITIVSGLSLGKAIGVLSGRTGWLRYLVGFSVVFGCAAYQAGNILGAVAGGSLVSSIPPWVLTLIVGGLAAILLVGNSSNKVSYYLGFVVALMGISFMVVAIQAPSLSEGPEEGWLSLFYPSIPEGSELLILGLIGTTIVPYNLFLGSGISSGQTVSHMRQGLIPAIVLGGLFSSAVIVCGTLIQAPLTFDKLFNTLQETFGNGASWLFAIGLFSAGFTSSVTAPLAAGLTVQMSVPDKYAGKKAYTIGWVVVWVTGTIFGLLQLKPVPVILLAQALNGMVLPIITFCIALAVNHKGIVSPAYKNGFVLNLLLIIILSISSFLGFRNLLRALEAGFGFSSAPYTYIILGVASAIVLLGFFYRLWQLHRK; this is encoded by the coding sequence TTGAAACACCAGGAGGAGGAGCCTTCGGTAAAGATGACTAAGTTCTCTGGTTGGCGTAATGTACTGTTCTGGGCAGTAATTTCCGCTGCTTTTATCGGTCCTGGTACTGTTGCTACGGCTGCATCCGCAGGAAGCAGCTACCAACTTTCCCTTATGTGGGCCCTTATTTTTTCAGTATTTGGCTGCGTTGTGCTGCAGGAAGCTGCTTCAAGAATCACCATAGTGTCTGGATTATCCTTAGGAAAGGCCATTGGTGTCCTGTCCGGCCGTACAGGTTGGCTACGTTATTTAGTAGGCTTCAGCGTCGTTTTCGGTTGTGCAGCCTACCAGGCAGGGAATATTCTGGGAGCCGTGGCGGGGGGGTCCCTCGTCTCCTCCATCCCTCCATGGGTCCTCACACTTATTGTGGGCGGTCTGGCGGCTATTTTACTGGTAGGAAACTCTTCCAATAAGGTTTCCTATTACTTGGGCTTCGTGGTAGCACTCATGGGCATCTCATTTATGGTAGTGGCAATCCAGGCCCCATCATTATCAGAAGGACCTGAAGAGGGCTGGTTGAGCCTCTTTTATCCATCCATACCCGAAGGCAGTGAACTCCTGATTTTGGGGCTAATAGGTACTACGATTGTTCCATACAACCTTTTCCTCGGCTCAGGCATCAGTTCCGGTCAGACAGTCTCCCATATGCGGCAAGGGCTGATTCCCGCTATCGTACTGGGTGGTTTATTTTCTTCGGCAGTTATCGTATGTGGTACTCTTATTCAGGCCCCCTTAACCTTCGATAAACTTTTTAATACACTTCAGGAAACATTTGGTAATGGCGCTTCCTGGCTATTTGCTATCGGCCTGTTTTCCGCAGGCTTTACCTCTAGTGTAACTGCTCCATTGGCTGCCGGCCTTACCGTACAGATGTCTGTACCAGATAAATATGCCGGCAAAAAAGCCTACACCATTGGTTGGGTTGTAGTATGGGTGACTGGCACCATCTTCGGGCTATTGCAATTAAAGCCGGTGCCCGTAATCCTTTTGGCACAGGCACTCAATGGTATGGTGCTACCTATTATCACATTTTGCATAGCACTCGCGGTCAATCACAAAGGAATAGTCTCACCTGCCTATAAAAATGGGTTCGTACTCAACCTTTTACTCATCATCATTCTATCAATATCGTCCTTTTTAGGCTTTCGTAATCTTCTGAGAGCATTGGAAGCAGGATTCGGGTTTAGTTCCGCTCCTTATACGTATATCATCTTAGGCGTAGCCTCTGCTATTGTTCTACTAGGATTTTTTTACCGCTTATGGCAGCTTCATCGCAAGTAA